A window of Fundulus heteroclitus isolate FHET01 chromosome 15, MU-UCD_Fhet_4.1, whole genome shotgun sequence contains these coding sequences:
- the LOC105930735 gene encoding apolipoprotein B-100 isoform X2 produces the protein MWGTKLCLLLLLGTNTLAQQDVGGLEEQSPVCFLAKRYRNFRRFVYNYEAEAVNSVNGASNAKSGPRVSCTVEIDVPQTCRFILRTTDCSLTEVSGVDDGGNPVYRPAAGAEDFKAAMAKNTLKVAVEGRADVKLFPEDDEPVNILNVKRGIISALMVPEKEQEETKDMPTVHGVCSSDFAVNPALDTATEVTVSRDLSKCDGFVARRQNTSPLALISGMNYPLSKLISSTQTCNYKFDNQKKHMTSGSCTEKHIFLPFSHKREFGISAVVSQTVTLRETSKINDRIFDHNEASFKPLPMEAAEDKSPVQTKDAVIATLQKLSTLSETNEREERASLFHKLVSELRGLNVDVLGSNIEEMMSISVALTQQALIQCGTPECTSGMLKILRNFDQAAYEVDAFVYALGMMSNPSRMMVQDLLEMARYKQSRPIMYALSNAARRLYKSEGVTPEITAVYEYMASLLGADCAGEKDLTFLTLRVVGNMGDAMEAADPEIKNTLLKCMRQPVTTLSVQLAAIQAFRRMSLTDEVRTNLQRVSQYAKGAVQKRLAAYLILMRDPQDSDFEMVKKLLTQERNTQIKAFVSSHVYNIITSTEAETKKLGERILYALKNTDIFTHDDYTTKSRNYKLGVAHENSEASIQGNVIFDPSNQLPREVLLETTLKAFGYSLDIWEVGMEGKGFEPTIEALFGKNGFFPDAVLKTLYWADGKMPPEVKQVLEKWVVSSKPGKPNVPENLVAEIGRNFNTLLNNLQSQESPEAMAYLKIMGAELGYIKGNDLKFIADIAINNAKTFMHHAMGSLNGFPNFDAEMFAHYIFMDNKFILPTASGLPMTFALSGTFAPGAKGGLHISPNKKEVVFSPSIGVEFMTQMGVHFPGSVASAVEMHTNIFHESSLNAKITMEQNELKLSMPAPQGTTKLFRIRNKVVIAGAEQATELPHRHAEEKCSPLFSGINYCTKKLRADARDENAAPYFPLNGETMFAIDIKPTKDVSEYTASIAYKLLSEGKEGRHKVDSLKMTLRAEGVKPTEATATMKYNRNRNVFTTQIQIPDIDVEAGVKIGMTDSSAKGKSLTIELSNKNVPQLSLTGRAKLQAMDDGLLQVQLLVPSLKVDATLGATVTKAGGLTMQIKSDVKLPEMSSVQAVTFKYGEEEAEAYLTSNVNADTKIPVHYAEALQSWLGRLAEDLLEKKVVQTDMKLRHIVNKGIEASNIWIDKISPDCPYMKKLKDVVGNLEMPSVPEILFMNFESKLRYQFNQNRFTMTVPLPLGGKSSEELRIPPVVSVPRISVPQLGLEVAPREIPIPRFTVPSEKDLTLPLMGLLEVSAKVNSNYYDWEGLITAGNNTADSPEYVAKFSVMAESPIKLLSFSTEGTTKITDTEKETIDVTLEGSLKHMLINTGVSVLESFSVTDNVLTTGLYKIHANSPPVGLDSSLTITTQFTLDSDTFFGDINTDGSIAIGSEVSTTSYLSTFSVKPASKEAKLDSSLMVKCDPMKLSHKVKASYESDVLLFESTTSMDSALVQHTTKINLNYNDVKLTTQSDSVTKALGRRINNQMAFSMSEGQASLRIENQAEDTQNRVFSLLTGTVNPSGLEINADASIKILSSLASHKATLSLNTNGLTTSCTTTAQHSPLTFENIFHGGIGASGATLSLKTKGTVRDNKAELNVEGKLSTTEVYLNSMYDGSLFDISGRNRVNLRLNENGLVFSNNLVGSFREMRTENTHSLSLTLRSFTLQTKTDNYLDKSNSYMHDITVKMEDFAASAMVKNELKVMAVNFENDAQFKAEPYNVELAGTLKGSFSEEELMHIYEIKFADFVLSAKCNTNGKLLGSHVTHNTDMEVNGLTIKFSNVANFNSPYLRVDSTVKTSAAPFTLNVDAIFNSNGEVYLFGKHSGELYSKFLLKAEPTEFAQSFEHRASSSHELTDRPTVKTNMNNKLHSLISLAEQMVTLDMASTVNEHTFTQMLSAKNNAERIGVELKGKVSTPLFSEAKEDYTISGFVKYDKNSDSHFIEIPFVEHLPAVIENVKSTMIKLMDHSIEMLKDINTRT, from the exons ATGTGGGGTACCAAGCTCTGCCTTTTGCTGCTTCTGGGCACCAACACTCTAGCCC AGCAAGATGTTGGAGGTTTGGAGGAACAATCACCGGTTTGCTTTT TGGCCAAAAGATACAGGAACTTCAGACGGTTTGTGTACAACTATGAAGCTGAGGCCGTCAACAGTGTAAACGGAGCCTCAAACGCCAAGAGCGGACCCAGAGTCTCCTGTACA GTCGAGATCGATGTGCCCCAGACTTGTCGCTTCATCCTCAGAACAACAGACTGCTCTCTGACTGAGGTCTCTGGCGTGGACGATGGCGGGAACCCCGTGTACCGTCCTGCTGCTGGAGCCGAGGATTTCAAAGCTGCCATGGCTAA GAACACCTTGAAGGTTGCAGTGGAAGGACGCGCCGATGTCAAGCTGTTCCCTGAAGACGACGAGCCCGTCAATATCCTGAACGTCAAGAGGGGAATCATCTCCGCGCTCATGGTGCCGGAAAAGGAGCAGGAGGAGACCAAAGACATG CCCACCGTGCATGGAGTGTGCTCCTCCGACTTCGCCGTCAACCCGGCCCTGGACACGGCAACCGAAGTGACCGTCAGCAGGGATCTGTCCAAATGTGACGGCTTTGTAGCCCGCAGACAGAACACCAGCCCCCTGGCCCTCATCTCCGGCATG AACTACCCTCTGTCCAAACTGATCAGCAGCACTCAGACCTGTAACTACAAGTTTGACAACCAGAAGAAGCACATGACCAGCGGATCCTGCACGGAAAAACACATCTTCCTGCCCTTCTCCCACAA gagagaattCGGCATTTCCGCAGTGGTGAGCCAGACCGTGACGCTGAGAGAAACGTCCAAGATCAACGACAGAATCTTTGACCACA ACGAAGCTAGTTTCAAGCCCCTGCCCATGGAAGCTGCCGAAGACAAGTCCCCGGTGCAGACCAAGGATGCCGTTATTGCCACACTGCAAAAGCTGAGCACTCTGTCGGAGACCAACGAGCGGGAGGAGCGTGCCAGCCTCTTccacaagctggtgtccgagctGCGCGGCCTGAACGTCGACGTTCTCGGCTCCAACATAGAAGAGATGATGTCCATCTCCGTGGCTCTCACCCAGCAAGCTCTGATTCAGTGCGGCACCCCTGAATGCACCAGCGGCATGCTGAAGATCCTCAGGAACTTTGACCAAGCTGCATATGAGGTCGATGCTTTTGTCTACGCCCTGGGAATGATGTCGAACCCCTCCCGGATGATGGTGCAAGACTTGCTGGAAATGGCTCGGTACAAACAGAGCAGACCCATCATGTATGCACTGAGCAATGCAGCCAGGAG ACTGTACAAATCTGAGGGAGTCACCCCAGAGATCACTGCTGTTTATGAGTACATGGCATCCCTCCTTGGTGCAGACTGTGCAGGCGAGAAAGATCTGACCTTCCTGACCCTCAGG GTGGTCGGTAACATGGGAGACGCAATGGAGGCAGCTGACCCTGAAATTAAGAACACCCTGCTGAAGTGCATGAGACAGCCTGTTACCACTTTGTCCGTGCAACTGGCGGCCATCCAGGCCTTCAGGCGCATGTCTTTGACCGATGAG GTTCGCACCAATCTCCAACGGGTCAGCCAGTACGCCAAGGGAGCTGTGCAGAAACGCCTGGCGGCTTACCTCATCCTGATGAGGGATCCCCAGGACAGCGACTTTGAGATGGTGAAGAAGCTGCTGACCCAGGAGCGGAACACGCAGATCAAAGCTTTCGTGTCCAGCCACGTCTACAACATCATCACCTCCACTGAAGCAGAGACCAAAAA GCTTGGTGAAAGAATACTCTACGCCTTGAAGAACACTGATATTTTCACGCACGATGACTACACCACCAAGTCTCGCAACTACAAACTGGGCGTTGCACATGAGAACTCAGAGGCCAGCATCCAGGGCAATGTCATTTTTGATCCCAGCAACCAGTTGCCAAGGGAAGTCCTGTTGGAAACAACCCTGAAAGCTTTTGGTTACAGCTTGGATATTTGGGAG GTTGGTATGGAGGGAAAAGGCTTTGAGCCCACCATCGAGGCTCTGTTTGGAAAGAACGGCTTCTTCCCTGACGCCGTTTTAAAGACTCTGTACTGGGCTGACGGCAAGATGCCGCCGGAGGTTAAACAAGTTCTGGAAAAATGGGTCGTCTCCTCGAAACCAGGAAAACCAAAC GTCCCTGAAAACCTCGTGGCAGAAATTGGTCGCAACTTCAACACGCTGCTGAACAATCTGCAGAGTCAAGAGTCCCCAGAAGCTATGGCCTACCTGAAGATCATGGGAGCTGAACTTGGTTACATCAAGGGAAACGATTTGAAGTTTATTGCTGACATCGCAATCAACAACGCAAAAACTTTCATGCACCATGCCATG GGTTCCTTGAATGGGTTTCCGAACTTTGACGCAGAGATGTTTGCACACTACATCTTCATGGACAACAAATTCATCTTGCCAACAGCATCGGGTCTGCCCATGACCTTCGCTCTGTCAGGCACATTTGCTCCTGGTGCAAAAGGAGGCCTCCACATCTCCCCAAACaag AAGGAGGTTGTCTTCAGTCCATCCATTGGAGTTGAGTTCATGACCCAGATGGGAGTCCACTTCCCTGGATCTGTCGCCTCTGCTGTTGAGATGCACACCAACATCTTCCACGAGAGTTCCCTCAATGCCAAGATCACCATGGAGCAGAACGAGCTCAAGCTCTCCATGCCAGCTCCACAGGGCACCACAAAGCTCTTCAGAATCAG GAATAAAGTTGTGATCGCGGGTGCTGAACAGGCCACAGAGCTGCCACACAGACACGCCGAAGAAAAGTGCAGCCCTCTCTTCTCTGGAATCAACTACTGCACCAAAAAGCTTCGCGCTGACGCCCGTGACGAGAACGCAGCTCCCTACTTCCCCCTGAACGGAGAGACGAT GTTTGCCATTGATATCAAGCCTACCAAAGACGTCTCGGAGTACACAGCCAGCATTGCCTATAAACTTCTCagtgaaggaaaggagggcCGCCACAAGGTGGATTCCTTGAAGATGACCCTGAGAGCTGAGG GTGTTAAGCCCACAGAGGCTACAGCCACCATGAAATACAACCGGAACAGGAATGTCTTCACTACTCAAATCCAGATACCTGACATTGATGTTGAGGCTGGGGTTAAGATCGGCATGACAGACAGCAGCGCCAAAGGCAAATCCCTCACCATTGAGCTCTCCAACAAGAATGTGCCACAGCTGTCCCTGACCGGCCGTGCCAA aCTCCAGGCCATGGATGATGGACTGCTCCAGGTTCAACTCCTGGTGCCGTCACTGAAGGTCGATGCCACCCTTGGTGCCACTGTGACCAAAGCCGGTGGGCTCACCATGCAGATCAAGAGTGATGTCAAGCTCCCAGAGATGTCCTCTGTTCAGGCAGTCACCTTCAAATACG GCGAGGAGGAGGCTGAGGCCTATCTGACATCCAATGTGAATGCTGATACAAAGATCCCAGTGCACTACGCTGAAGCCCTCCAGTCATGGCTCGGACGACTTGCCGAGGACCTCTTGGAAAAGAAAGTTGTGCAGACCGACATGAAACTCCGACACATTGTCAACAAAGGAATTGAG GCCAGCAACATCTGGATCGACAAAATCTCTCCGGATTGTCCTTACATGAAGAAGCTGAAGGACGTCGTTGGAAACCTGGAAATGCCATCAGTGCCAGAAATCTTATTCATGAATTT TGAAAGCAAACTCAGATACCAGTTCAACCAGAACCGTTTCACGATGACCGTCCCTCTGCCTCTCGGCGGGAAATCCTCAGAGGAACTACGGATCCCACCTGTTGTCAGTGTCCCACgcatttctgtgcctcagctgGGACTGGAGGTGGCCCCACGGGAAATCCCGATTCCACGTTTCACCGTCCCGTCTGAAAAAGACCTCACTCTGCCTCTGATGGGACTGTTGGAAGTGTCTGCCAAGGTCAACAGCAACTATTATGACTGGGAGGGACTGATTACAGCTGGCAATAACACCGCTGACTCTCCTGAATACGTGGCTAAGTTCAGTGTCATGGCTGAAAGTCCAATCAAGCTGCTCTCCTTCTCAACTGAGG GAACCACCAAAATCACAGACACAGAAAAGGAAACGATTGATGTCACGCTCGAGGGATCGCTGAAACACATGCTCATCAACACAGGTGTCAGTGTGCTGGAAAGCTTTTCTGTCACAGACAATGTACTGACAACGGGTCTCTACAAGATCCATGCTAATTCTCCTCCAGTAGGTCTTGATTCATCTTTGACCATTACCACCCAGTTCACTCTTGACTCCGACACTTTCTTCGGTGACATTAACACAGACGGCAGCATCGCCATTGGGTCAGAGGTTTCCACCACATCTTATCTCTCCACCTTCTCTGTTAAGCCAGCATCGAAAGAGGCAAAATTGGACAGTTCGCTGATGGTAAAATGTGACCCGATGAAACTCTCCCACAAGGTTAAAGCATCTTATGAAAGTGATGTACTCCTGTTTGAATCAACCACCAGCATGGATTCTGCCCTGGTCCAGCACACTACAAAAATTAACCTGAACTACAACGATGTCAAACTCACCACCCAGTCCGACTCGGTGACCAAGGCTCTTGGGAGGAGGATTAATAACCAGATGGCGTTCTCCATGTCTGAAGGCCAAGCCTCCCTCAGGATTGAGAACCAAGCTGAAGATACACAGAACCGTGTGTTCTCCTTGCTTACTGGAACAGTGAACCCTTCAGGTTTGGAGATCAATGCAGATGCCTCCATAAAGATTCTCTCTAGCCTCGCTTCCCACAAAGCAACCCTGTCACTGAACACCAATGGCTTGACCACCAGCTGCACAACAACCGCCCAGCACAGTCCGCTCACATTTGAGAACATTTTCCACGGTGGAATCGGCGCCTCTGGTGCGACCCTGTCTCTTAAAACAAAGGGAACCGTTCGAGACAACAAGGCTGAGCTCAACGTTGAGGGGAAACTTTCGACCACGGAAGTGTATCTCAACAGCATGTATGACGGTAGCCTGTTCGACATCAGTGGGCGGAACAGAGTCAACCTCAGGCTGAATGAAAATGGGCTGGTCTTCTCTAACAACCTGGTTGGATCTTTTAGAGAAATGAGGACCGAAAACACACACTCCCTGTCTCTAACCCTAAGATCTTTTACCCTTCAAACCAAAACTGACAACTACCTTGACAAGAGCAACTCCTACATGCACGATATCACAGTCAAGATGGAAGATTTTGCAGCCTCAGCTATGGTGAAGAATGAACTGAAAGTGATGGCGGTCAACTTTGAGAACGATGCCCAATTCAAGGCAGAGCCGTACAACGTGGAGCTGGCTGGGACGCTGAAGGGAAGCTTCTCGGAGGAAGAACTCATGCACATCTACGAAATCAAGTTTGCCGACTTTGTCCTGTCCGCAAAGTGCAACACCAATGGAAAACTCCTGGGATCACATGTGACGCATAACACTGACATGGAAGTCAATGGTCTGACTATCAAGTTCAGCAACGTGGCCAACTTCAACTCACCATATCTACGTGTAGACAGTACAGTCAAAACCAGCGCTGCACCCTTCACGCTCAACGTTGATGCCATTTTCAACTCAAACGGGGAGGTGTATCTGTTTGGCAAGCATAGCGGTGAACTGTACAGCAAATTCCTCCTGAAAGCAGAACCAACCGAGTTTGCTCAGTCATTTGAGCACAGAGCCTCAAGCAGCCATGAACTGACAGACAGACCGACTGTGAAGACCAACATGAACAACAAGCTCCATAGCTTGATAAGCCTGGCAGAACAAATGGTCACACTGGACATGGCGTCCACAGTGAACGAACACACTTTCACGCAGATGTTGAGTGCCAAGAACAATGCAGAGAGAATTGGTGTTGAACTGAAGGGAAAAGTCTCAACTCCCCTCTTCAGTGAGGCCAAGGAAGATTACACCATCTCTGGATTTGTGAAGTATGACAAGAACAGTGACAGCCATTTCATTGAGATCCCTTTCGTTGAGCACCTTCCCGCAGTcattgaaaatgtgaaaagcacAATGATTAAGCTGATGGACCATAGCATCGAGATGCTCAAAGACATCAACACCAG GACCTGA